A genomic segment from Drosophila sechellia strain sech25 unplaced genomic scaffold, ASM438219v1 Y_39, whole genome shotgun sequence encodes:
- the LOC6621320 gene encoding stellate orphon protein at 12D has protein sequence MAYQNNNNSSWIRWFLGINEFLCRVPIDYIQETFNQMGLEYFTETLQVILNPVFDSSLDCVFGDEEKWYGMIHARYIMSERGVDDMRQKYERGDFEVCPKLSCRQKALPVGPSDVWVKSNVNIFCPRCNDTQLDGAMFGTSFLHNFFEQRLNLRPQPPLDVPRLFGFRFLRDGLDEARIARVLSQEYQILGQQVPMNDLNV, from the exons ATGGCATA ccagaacaacaacaacagcagctggaTCAGATGGTTCCTCGGGATCAACGAGTTCCTCTGCCGCGTACCCATCGACTACATTCAGGAGACGTTCAACCAGATGGGCCTGGAGTACTTCACCGAGACACTGCAAGTGATCCTGAATCCGGTGTTCGACAGTTCCTTGGATTGTGTCTTCGGCGATGAGGAGAAGTGGTACGGCATGATCCACGCCCGATACATCATGTCGGAGCGAGGCGTGGATGATATGCGCCAAAAGTATGAGAGAGGCGACTTCGAAGTGTGTCCAAAGCTCTCCTGTAGGCAGAAAGCCCTTCCTGTGGGCCCCAGCGACGTGTGGGTCAAGTCCAACGTGAATATCTTCTGCCCTCGCTGTAACGATACACAGCTGGACGGAGCAATGTTCGGGACCAGCTTCTTGCACAACTTCTTCGAGCAGCGGCTGAACTTGAGACCCCAGCCGCCCCTGGACGTCCCCCG TCTATTTGGCTTCCGGTTTTTACGAGACGGCCTTGATGAAGCTCGAATCGCCCGAGTCCTCTCCCAAGAATATCAGATCCTCGGTCAACAAGTCCCAATGAATGATCTGAATGTTTAA